A single region of the Chelonia mydas isolate rCheMyd1 chromosome 4, rCheMyd1.pri.v2, whole genome shotgun sequence genome encodes:
- the SPATA18 gene encoding mitochondria-eating protein isoform X2 has product MADSLRRLINNESCRILQEKLENWYKDYHINSCDQNLNRCCEIIEMNSMIQGQLFTILNQTAREGGHYAGVETIKSRLLPWLGTCFSSTTSGRPFETSLSLIQESIEKERQLREFASTRKHEIQQLEKELNSTHLQLNLVQQDLAEAQMALEETKTKSATTLLAAEDEIVHLKAALKASQAQEESALRNLDRLNDYEQQVQILKDEITILGAQKSVLHSRLARSRSPSPRPCRSRSPSPLPLRSCSPGRARLTNAARHAHLVARFSDIYAQERLDAQTLLRTYIDDLEIVQRIIYVAAVESFHAAKMAFRQFKMRVRKTLSLTHSGPESLEDTVLDYIVRHEDLYDVQASVNEVIRAMNINPKISFPPEVDFIMISSLIRELCRVAFSMQTLVPPLDIAFGADGELFNESKYRRSYDSDFTAPLVVYHVWPALMENDSIIVKGEAVSKRGALWSRRSRSKSRSRSRSMSPILSHSASPSRTLLPRSRSPSPIRSGSPRL; this is encoded by the exons ATTAACTCATGTGATCAGAATCTGAACAGATGTTgtgaaatcatagaaatgaacTCCATGATTCAGGGGCAACTCTTCACAATCCTCAATCAAACAGCTCGAGAAG GTGGCCATTATGCAGGTGTAGAGACAATAAAATCTCGTCTCCTGCCATGGCTGGGGACTTGTTTTTCCAGTACTACTTCAGGAAGGCCCTTTGAAACCAGTCTTTCTCTCATTCAG GAGTCAATTGAGAAAGAAAGACAGCTGAGGGAATTTGCCAGCACTCGGAAACACGAAATACAACAGTTGGAGAAAGAACTGAACTCAACTCATTTACAACTCAACTTAGTGCAACAAGA TCTGGCAGAAGCCCAGATGGCTCTTGAAGAGACAAAGACCAAATCAGCCACTACCCTTTTGGCCGCAGAGGATGAAATTGTTCATCTAAAAGCAGC TCTGAAGGCTTCCCAAGCACAGGAGGAGAGCGCTCTGAGGAATCTGGATCGTCTGAATGATTATGAGCAACAGGTTCAAATACTAAAGGATGAGATTACCATCCTGGGTGCCCAAAAATCTGTTCTTCACAGCAG ACTTGCACGGAGTCGCtctccttctccaaggccctgccgaAGTAGATCACCTAGTCCTCTACCACTCAGGAGCTGCTCACCTGGCCGAGCCAGGCTTACAAATGCTGCACGTCATGCCCACCTGGTGGCTCGCTTTAGTGATATTTATGCTCAAGAACGCTTGGATGCACAGACCCTTCTGAGGACTTATATCGATGATCTGGAGATAGTGCAGAGGATAATATATGTTGCAGCTGTG GAGTCTTTCCATGCAGCGAAGATGGCCTTCAGACAATTCAAAATGCGTGTGAGAAAGACTCTGTCTCTAACTCACTCAGGGCCTGAATCACTTGAAGACACTGTCCTGGATTATATAGTTCGCCATGAGGATCTATATGATGTTCAAGCCAGTGTCAAT GAAGTAATTCGTGCCATGAATATCAATCCTAAGATTTCATTCCCACCAGAAGTTGACTTCATCATGATCAGCAGTTTGATTCGGGAGTTGTGCCGTGTAGCTTTTTCAATGCAGACCTTGGTTCCTCCCCTCGATATTGCATTTGGTGCAGATGGAGAACTTTTTAATGAGAGCAA ATACCGTCGCAGCTATGATTCTGATTTTACGGCTCCCTTGGTGGTCTATCATGTGTGGCCTGCTCTGATGGAAAATGATTCTATTATTGTGAAGGGAGAGGCAGTCTCAAAGAGAGGTGCTCTG TGGTCTCGCAGGAGCAGGAGTAAAAGCAGAAGCAGAAGCCGCAGCATGAGCCCTATTCTGTCTCATTCTGCAAGCCCCAGCCGCACCTTG TTACCTCGAAGTCGCAGCCCTTCCCCGATAAGGAGTGGAAGCCCAA GACTTTAA
- the SPATA18 gene encoding mitochondria-eating protein isoform X4: protein MADSLRRLINNESCRILQEKLENWYKDYHINSCDQNLNRCCEIIEMNSMIQGQLFTILNQTAREGGHYAGVETIKSRLLPWLGTCFSSTTSGRPFETSLSLIQESIEKERQLREFASTRKHEIQQLEKELNSTHLQLNLVQQDLKASQAQEESALRNLDRLNDYEQQVQILKDEITILGAQKSVLHSRLARSRSPSPRPCRSRSPSPLPLRSCSPGRARLTNAARHAHLVARFSDIYAQERLDAQTLLRTYIDDLEIVQRIIYVAAVESFHAAKMAFRQFKMRVRKTLSLTHSGPESLEDTVLDYIVRHEDLYDVQASVNEVIRAMNINPKISFPPEVDFIMISSLIRELCRVAFSMQTLVPPLDIAFGADGELFNESKYRRSYDSDFTAPLVVYHVWPALMENDSIIVKGEAVSKRGALWSRRSRSKSRSRSRSMSPILSHSASPSRTLLPRSRSPSPIRSGSPRL from the exons ATTAACTCATGTGATCAGAATCTGAACAGATGTTgtgaaatcatagaaatgaacTCCATGATTCAGGGGCAACTCTTCACAATCCTCAATCAAACAGCTCGAGAAG GTGGCCATTATGCAGGTGTAGAGACAATAAAATCTCGTCTCCTGCCATGGCTGGGGACTTGTTTTTCCAGTACTACTTCAGGAAGGCCCTTTGAAACCAGTCTTTCTCTCATTCAG GAGTCAATTGAGAAAGAAAGACAGCTGAGGGAATTTGCCAGCACTCGGAAACACGAAATACAACAGTTGGAGAAAGAACTGAACTCAACTCATTTACAACTCAACTTAGTGCAACAAGA TCTGAAGGCTTCCCAAGCACAGGAGGAGAGCGCTCTGAGGAATCTGGATCGTCTGAATGATTATGAGCAACAGGTTCAAATACTAAAGGATGAGATTACCATCCTGGGTGCCCAAAAATCTGTTCTTCACAGCAG ACTTGCACGGAGTCGCtctccttctccaaggccctgccgaAGTAGATCACCTAGTCCTCTACCACTCAGGAGCTGCTCACCTGGCCGAGCCAGGCTTACAAATGCTGCACGTCATGCCCACCTGGTGGCTCGCTTTAGTGATATTTATGCTCAAGAACGCTTGGATGCACAGACCCTTCTGAGGACTTATATCGATGATCTGGAGATAGTGCAGAGGATAATATATGTTGCAGCTGTG GAGTCTTTCCATGCAGCGAAGATGGCCTTCAGACAATTCAAAATGCGTGTGAGAAAGACTCTGTCTCTAACTCACTCAGGGCCTGAATCACTTGAAGACACTGTCCTGGATTATATAGTTCGCCATGAGGATCTATATGATGTTCAAGCCAGTGTCAAT GAAGTAATTCGTGCCATGAATATCAATCCTAAGATTTCATTCCCACCAGAAGTTGACTTCATCATGATCAGCAGTTTGATTCGGGAGTTGTGCCGTGTAGCTTTTTCAATGCAGACCTTGGTTCCTCCCCTCGATATTGCATTTGGTGCAGATGGAGAACTTTTTAATGAGAGCAA ATACCGTCGCAGCTATGATTCTGATTTTACGGCTCCCTTGGTGGTCTATCATGTGTGGCCTGCTCTGATGGAAAATGATTCTATTATTGTGAAGGGAGAGGCAGTCTCAAAGAGAGGTGCTCTG TGGTCTCGCAGGAGCAGGAGTAAAAGCAGAAGCAGAAGCCGCAGCATGAGCCCTATTCTGTCTCATTCTGCAAGCCCCAGCCGCACCTTG TTACCTCGAAGTCGCAGCCCTTCCCCGATAAGGAGTGGAAGCCCAA GACTTTAA
- the SPATA18 gene encoding mitochondria-eating protein isoform X6, with protein MADSLRRLINNESCRILQEKLENWYKDYHINSCDQNLNRCCEIIEMNSMIQGQLFTILNQTAREGGHYAGVETIKSRLLPWLGTCFSSTTSGRPFETSLSLIQESIEKERQLREFASTRKHEIQQLEKELNSTHLQLNLVQQELARSRSPSPRPCRSRSPSPLPLRSCSPGRARLTNAARHAHLVARFSDIYAQERLDAQTLLRTYIDDLEIVQRIIYVAAVESFHAAKMAFRQFKMRVRKTLSLTHSGPESLEDTVLDYIVRHEDLYDVQASVNEVIRAMNINPKISFPPEVDFIMISSLIRELCRVAFSMQTLVPPLDIAFGADGELFNESKYRRSYDSDFTAPLVVYHVWPALMENDSIIVKGEAVSKRGALWSRRSRSKSRSRSRSMSPILSHSASPSRTLLPRSRSPSPIRSGSPRL; from the exons ATTAACTCATGTGATCAGAATCTGAACAGATGTTgtgaaatcatagaaatgaacTCCATGATTCAGGGGCAACTCTTCACAATCCTCAATCAAACAGCTCGAGAAG GTGGCCATTATGCAGGTGTAGAGACAATAAAATCTCGTCTCCTGCCATGGCTGGGGACTTGTTTTTCCAGTACTACTTCAGGAAGGCCCTTTGAAACCAGTCTTTCTCTCATTCAG GAGTCAATTGAGAAAGAAAGACAGCTGAGGGAATTTGCCAGCACTCGGAAACACGAAATACAACAGTTGGAGAAAGAACTGAACTCAACTCATTTACAACTCAACTTAGTGCAACAAGA ACTTGCACGGAGTCGCtctccttctccaaggccctgccgaAGTAGATCACCTAGTCCTCTACCACTCAGGAGCTGCTCACCTGGCCGAGCCAGGCTTACAAATGCTGCACGTCATGCCCACCTGGTGGCTCGCTTTAGTGATATTTATGCTCAAGAACGCTTGGATGCACAGACCCTTCTGAGGACTTATATCGATGATCTGGAGATAGTGCAGAGGATAATATATGTTGCAGCTGTG GAGTCTTTCCATGCAGCGAAGATGGCCTTCAGACAATTCAAAATGCGTGTGAGAAAGACTCTGTCTCTAACTCACTCAGGGCCTGAATCACTTGAAGACACTGTCCTGGATTATATAGTTCGCCATGAGGATCTATATGATGTTCAAGCCAGTGTCAAT GAAGTAATTCGTGCCATGAATATCAATCCTAAGATTTCATTCCCACCAGAAGTTGACTTCATCATGATCAGCAGTTTGATTCGGGAGTTGTGCCGTGTAGCTTTTTCAATGCAGACCTTGGTTCCTCCCCTCGATATTGCATTTGGTGCAGATGGAGAACTTTTTAATGAGAGCAA ATACCGTCGCAGCTATGATTCTGATTTTACGGCTCCCTTGGTGGTCTATCATGTGTGGCCTGCTCTGATGGAAAATGATTCTATTATTGTGAAGGGAGAGGCAGTCTCAAAGAGAGGTGCTCTG TGGTCTCGCAGGAGCAGGAGTAAAAGCAGAAGCAGAAGCCGCAGCATGAGCCCTATTCTGTCTCATTCTGCAAGCCCCAGCCGCACCTTG TTACCTCGAAGTCGCAGCCCTTCCCCGATAAGGAGTGGAAGCCCAA GACTTTAA
- the SPATA18 gene encoding mitochondria-eating protein isoform X3, whose amino-acid sequence MADSLRRLINNESCRILQEKLENWYKDYHINSCDQNLNRCCEIIEMNSMIQGQLFTILNQTAREGGHYAGVETIKSRLLPWLGTCFSSTTSGRPFETSLSLIQESIEKERQLREFASTRKHEIQQLEKELNSTHLQLNLVQQDLKASQAQEESALRNLDRLNDYEQQVQILKDEITILGAQKSVLHSRLARSRSPSPRPCRSRSPSPLPLRSCSPGRARLTNAARHAHLVARFSDIYAQERLDAQTLLRTYIDDLEIVQRIIYVAAVESFHAAKMAFRQFKMRVRKTLSLTHSGPESLEDTVLDYIVRHEDLYDVQASVNEVIRAMNINPKISFPPEVDFIMISSLIRELCRVAFSMQTLVPPLDIAFGADGELFNESKYRRSYDSDFTAPLVVYHVWPALMENDSIIVKGEAVSKRGALWSRRSRSKSRSRSRSMSPILSHSASPSRTLLPRSRSPSPIRSGSPSKWAYSVHNASWFSH is encoded by the exons ATTAACTCATGTGATCAGAATCTGAACAGATGTTgtgaaatcatagaaatgaacTCCATGATTCAGGGGCAACTCTTCACAATCCTCAATCAAACAGCTCGAGAAG GTGGCCATTATGCAGGTGTAGAGACAATAAAATCTCGTCTCCTGCCATGGCTGGGGACTTGTTTTTCCAGTACTACTTCAGGAAGGCCCTTTGAAACCAGTCTTTCTCTCATTCAG GAGTCAATTGAGAAAGAAAGACAGCTGAGGGAATTTGCCAGCACTCGGAAACACGAAATACAACAGTTGGAGAAAGAACTGAACTCAACTCATTTACAACTCAACTTAGTGCAACAAGA TCTGAAGGCTTCCCAAGCACAGGAGGAGAGCGCTCTGAGGAATCTGGATCGTCTGAATGATTATGAGCAACAGGTTCAAATACTAAAGGATGAGATTACCATCCTGGGTGCCCAAAAATCTGTTCTTCACAGCAG ACTTGCACGGAGTCGCtctccttctccaaggccctgccgaAGTAGATCACCTAGTCCTCTACCACTCAGGAGCTGCTCACCTGGCCGAGCCAGGCTTACAAATGCTGCACGTCATGCCCACCTGGTGGCTCGCTTTAGTGATATTTATGCTCAAGAACGCTTGGATGCACAGACCCTTCTGAGGACTTATATCGATGATCTGGAGATAGTGCAGAGGATAATATATGTTGCAGCTGTG GAGTCTTTCCATGCAGCGAAGATGGCCTTCAGACAATTCAAAATGCGTGTGAGAAAGACTCTGTCTCTAACTCACTCAGGGCCTGAATCACTTGAAGACACTGTCCTGGATTATATAGTTCGCCATGAGGATCTATATGATGTTCAAGCCAGTGTCAAT GAAGTAATTCGTGCCATGAATATCAATCCTAAGATTTCATTCCCACCAGAAGTTGACTTCATCATGATCAGCAGTTTGATTCGGGAGTTGTGCCGTGTAGCTTTTTCAATGCAGACCTTGGTTCCTCCCCTCGATATTGCATTTGGTGCAGATGGAGAACTTTTTAATGAGAGCAA ATACCGTCGCAGCTATGATTCTGATTTTACGGCTCCCTTGGTGGTCTATCATGTGTGGCCTGCTCTGATGGAAAATGATTCTATTATTGTGAAGGGAGAGGCAGTCTCAAAGAGAGGTGCTCTG TGGTCTCGCAGGAGCAGGAGTAAAAGCAGAAGCAGAAGCCGCAGCATGAGCCCTATTCTGTCTCATTCTGCAAGCCCCAGCCGCACCTTG TTACCTCGAAGTCGCAGCCCTTCCCCGATAAGGAGTGGAAGCCCAAGTAAGTGGGCGTATTCAGTACACAATGCCTCCTGGTTTTCACATTAA
- the SPATA18 gene encoding mitochondria-eating protein isoform X1: MADSLRRLINNESCRILQEKLENWYKDYHINSCDQNLNRCCEIIEMNSMIQGQLFTILNQTAREGGHYAGVETIKSRLLPWLGTCFSSTTSGRPFETSLSLIQESIEKERQLREFASTRKHEIQQLEKELNSTHLQLNLVQQDLAEAQMALEETKTKSATTLLAAEDEIVHLKAALKASQAQEESALRNLDRLNDYEQQVQILKDEITILGAQKSVLHSRLARSRSPSPRPCRSRSPSPLPLRSCSPGRARLTNAARHAHLVARFSDIYAQERLDAQTLLRTYIDDLEIVQRIIYVAAVESFHAAKMAFRQFKMRVRKTLSLTHSGPESLEDTVLDYIVRHEDLYDVQASVNEVIRAMNINPKISFPPEVDFIMISSLIRELCRVAFSMQTLVPPLDIAFGADGELFNESKYRRSYDSDFTAPLVVYHVWPALMENDSIIVKGEAVSKRGALWSRRSRSKSRSRSRSMSPILSHSASPSRTLLPRSRSPSPIRSGSPSKWAYSVHNASWFSH; the protein is encoded by the exons ATTAACTCATGTGATCAGAATCTGAACAGATGTTgtgaaatcatagaaatgaacTCCATGATTCAGGGGCAACTCTTCACAATCCTCAATCAAACAGCTCGAGAAG GTGGCCATTATGCAGGTGTAGAGACAATAAAATCTCGTCTCCTGCCATGGCTGGGGACTTGTTTTTCCAGTACTACTTCAGGAAGGCCCTTTGAAACCAGTCTTTCTCTCATTCAG GAGTCAATTGAGAAAGAAAGACAGCTGAGGGAATTTGCCAGCACTCGGAAACACGAAATACAACAGTTGGAGAAAGAACTGAACTCAACTCATTTACAACTCAACTTAGTGCAACAAGA TCTGGCAGAAGCCCAGATGGCTCTTGAAGAGACAAAGACCAAATCAGCCACTACCCTTTTGGCCGCAGAGGATGAAATTGTTCATCTAAAAGCAGC TCTGAAGGCTTCCCAAGCACAGGAGGAGAGCGCTCTGAGGAATCTGGATCGTCTGAATGATTATGAGCAACAGGTTCAAATACTAAAGGATGAGATTACCATCCTGGGTGCCCAAAAATCTGTTCTTCACAGCAG ACTTGCACGGAGTCGCtctccttctccaaggccctgccgaAGTAGATCACCTAGTCCTCTACCACTCAGGAGCTGCTCACCTGGCCGAGCCAGGCTTACAAATGCTGCACGTCATGCCCACCTGGTGGCTCGCTTTAGTGATATTTATGCTCAAGAACGCTTGGATGCACAGACCCTTCTGAGGACTTATATCGATGATCTGGAGATAGTGCAGAGGATAATATATGTTGCAGCTGTG GAGTCTTTCCATGCAGCGAAGATGGCCTTCAGACAATTCAAAATGCGTGTGAGAAAGACTCTGTCTCTAACTCACTCAGGGCCTGAATCACTTGAAGACACTGTCCTGGATTATATAGTTCGCCATGAGGATCTATATGATGTTCAAGCCAGTGTCAAT GAAGTAATTCGTGCCATGAATATCAATCCTAAGATTTCATTCCCACCAGAAGTTGACTTCATCATGATCAGCAGTTTGATTCGGGAGTTGTGCCGTGTAGCTTTTTCAATGCAGACCTTGGTTCCTCCCCTCGATATTGCATTTGGTGCAGATGGAGAACTTTTTAATGAGAGCAA ATACCGTCGCAGCTATGATTCTGATTTTACGGCTCCCTTGGTGGTCTATCATGTGTGGCCTGCTCTGATGGAAAATGATTCTATTATTGTGAAGGGAGAGGCAGTCTCAAAGAGAGGTGCTCTG TGGTCTCGCAGGAGCAGGAGTAAAAGCAGAAGCAGAAGCCGCAGCATGAGCCCTATTCTGTCTCATTCTGCAAGCCCCAGCCGCACCTTG TTACCTCGAAGTCGCAGCCCTTCCCCGATAAGGAGTGGAAGCCCAAGTAAGTGGGCGTATTCAGTACACAATGCCTCCTGGTTTTCACATTAA
- the SPATA18 gene encoding mitochondria-eating protein isoform X5, producing MADSLRRLINNESCRILQEKLENWYKDYHINSCDQNLNRCCEIIEMNSMIQGQLFTILNQTAREGGHYAGVETIKSRLLPWLGTCFSSTTSGRPFETSLSLIQESIEKERQLREFASTRKHEIQQLEKELNSTHLQLNLVQQELARSRSPSPRPCRSRSPSPLPLRSCSPGRARLTNAARHAHLVARFSDIYAQERLDAQTLLRTYIDDLEIVQRIIYVAAVESFHAAKMAFRQFKMRVRKTLSLTHSGPESLEDTVLDYIVRHEDLYDVQASVNEVIRAMNINPKISFPPEVDFIMISSLIRELCRVAFSMQTLVPPLDIAFGADGELFNESKYRRSYDSDFTAPLVVYHVWPALMENDSIIVKGEAVSKRGALWSRRSRSKSRSRSRSMSPILSHSASPSRTLLPRSRSPSPIRSGSPSKWAYSVHNASWFSH from the exons ATTAACTCATGTGATCAGAATCTGAACAGATGTTgtgaaatcatagaaatgaacTCCATGATTCAGGGGCAACTCTTCACAATCCTCAATCAAACAGCTCGAGAAG GTGGCCATTATGCAGGTGTAGAGACAATAAAATCTCGTCTCCTGCCATGGCTGGGGACTTGTTTTTCCAGTACTACTTCAGGAAGGCCCTTTGAAACCAGTCTTTCTCTCATTCAG GAGTCAATTGAGAAAGAAAGACAGCTGAGGGAATTTGCCAGCACTCGGAAACACGAAATACAACAGTTGGAGAAAGAACTGAACTCAACTCATTTACAACTCAACTTAGTGCAACAAGA ACTTGCACGGAGTCGCtctccttctccaaggccctgccgaAGTAGATCACCTAGTCCTCTACCACTCAGGAGCTGCTCACCTGGCCGAGCCAGGCTTACAAATGCTGCACGTCATGCCCACCTGGTGGCTCGCTTTAGTGATATTTATGCTCAAGAACGCTTGGATGCACAGACCCTTCTGAGGACTTATATCGATGATCTGGAGATAGTGCAGAGGATAATATATGTTGCAGCTGTG GAGTCTTTCCATGCAGCGAAGATGGCCTTCAGACAATTCAAAATGCGTGTGAGAAAGACTCTGTCTCTAACTCACTCAGGGCCTGAATCACTTGAAGACACTGTCCTGGATTATATAGTTCGCCATGAGGATCTATATGATGTTCAAGCCAGTGTCAAT GAAGTAATTCGTGCCATGAATATCAATCCTAAGATTTCATTCCCACCAGAAGTTGACTTCATCATGATCAGCAGTTTGATTCGGGAGTTGTGCCGTGTAGCTTTTTCAATGCAGACCTTGGTTCCTCCCCTCGATATTGCATTTGGTGCAGATGGAGAACTTTTTAATGAGAGCAA ATACCGTCGCAGCTATGATTCTGATTTTACGGCTCCCTTGGTGGTCTATCATGTGTGGCCTGCTCTGATGGAAAATGATTCTATTATTGTGAAGGGAGAGGCAGTCTCAAAGAGAGGTGCTCTG TGGTCTCGCAGGAGCAGGAGTAAAAGCAGAAGCAGAAGCCGCAGCATGAGCCCTATTCTGTCTCATTCTGCAAGCCCCAGCCGCACCTTG TTACCTCGAAGTCGCAGCCCTTCCCCGATAAGGAGTGGAAGCCCAAGTAAGTGGGCGTATTCAGTACACAATGCCTCCTGGTTTTCACATTAA